One part of the Marinobacter sp. M3C genome encodes these proteins:
- a CDS encoding HDOD domain-containing protein: protein MGGQESLSLRQLKAFQPLNRLTDDQLVLLASRAERCLFKAGKSIMKRGARDGQEFFLLAGEVELTSEDGRHGRIAAGSERAQNPIARLQPRMYDVKAVKPCEFLVIAQDVLAQMLGRAPMSQVEMHASDGDQAGTEQQQLLMEFHAELRSNQVQLPSVPDVAWKVRRLVDRADTGVDQVAMAISADPAMSAKLVRACNSPLYRGFNDVRNVRETVVRLGMKTTRQLVTVFAMRDVFRSRQPLLQKHMERLWQHSREMAALCWVLADEATRINPEEAMLAGLLHDIGVVPILVHAEHYSHLFNDEDRLLAVIAELRADTGTGVLENWAFPAPFLEATRHAQDWDYVSDQPQPQLVDVVIVAQMHAMIGSGQSEGLPRFDQLPAYSRLGGLELNASRSLDLLTRARSRVDEVKQLLAIR from the coding sequence ATGGGAGGTCAGGAAAGCCTGTCACTTCGTCAGCTGAAAGCTTTCCAGCCTTTAAACAGGCTAACCGATGATCAGCTGGTGCTGCTGGCTAGCCGCGCCGAACGTTGTCTGTTTAAAGCCGGTAAGAGCATCATGAAACGTGGCGCCCGTGACGGCCAAGAGTTTTTTCTGTTGGCCGGCGAAGTAGAGCTGACGTCCGAAGACGGTCGCCATGGCCGCATTGCTGCCGGCAGCGAACGCGCGCAGAATCCCATCGCCCGCTTGCAGCCGCGCATGTACGACGTGAAAGCGGTAAAGCCCTGCGAGTTTTTGGTGATTGCTCAGGATGTTCTGGCGCAGATGCTGGGCCGTGCGCCCATGAGTCAGGTGGAAATGCACGCCAGTGATGGCGACCAGGCCGGCACCGAACAGCAACAGCTGTTGATGGAATTCCATGCCGAGCTGCGCTCGAATCAGGTGCAGCTGCCCAGCGTGCCGGATGTAGCCTGGAAAGTGCGGCGTCTGGTAGACCGAGCGGATACTGGGGTAGATCAGGTTGCTATGGCTATATCGGCAGATCCGGCGATGTCTGCAAAGCTGGTGCGAGCCTGCAATAGCCCTCTTTATCGCGGTTTTAACGATGTCCGCAATGTACGCGAGACAGTGGTGCGTCTGGGTATGAAGACAACCCGCCAACTGGTGACCGTATTTGCCATGCGTGACGTGTTTAGGAGTCGTCAGCCGTTGCTGCAGAAACACATGGAGCGTTTATGGCAGCACTCTCGCGAAATGGCAGCGCTTTGCTGGGTGCTGGCTGATGAGGCGACCAGAATCAACCCGGAAGAGGCCATGCTAGCCGGGTTACTGCACGACATTGGCGTGGTGCCAATATTAGTGCACGCCGAGCATTATTCCCATTTGTTTAACGACGAAGATCGCTTATTGGCCGTCATCGCAGAGCTGCGCGCAGATACTGGCACCGGGGTGCTGGAAAACTGGGCGTTTCCTGCGCCGTTTTTAGAAGCGACCCGCCACGCTCAAGACTGGGACTATGTCAGCGATCAGCCGCAACCACAGCTGGTAGACGTAGTGATTGTGGCGCAAATGCACGCCATGATTGGTTCTGGCCAGAGCGAGGGGCTGCCACGTTTTGATCAGTTGCCTGCTTACAGTCGTCTGGGCGGGCTTGAGTTGAATGCGTCGCGCAGCCTGGATTTGTTAACCCGCGCCCGCAGTCGTGTGGATGAAGTAAAACAGCTGCTGGCAATTCGTTAG
- a CDS encoding AI-2E family transporter, with the protein MYAKLETRAFLAMLVGVSVAFIFLMKPFFGPIFWAVAIALIFHPVQLKLARRFGDRRNTNALITLFLCMVIVVIPVLLLVTSLVAEGVGLYQKIQDGDVRPGEYIDQVNQSFPAIQSFLGQFDVSFAELRDRAVNLVVSGSQFLGKQALGLGQNTFQFFLGLALMVYLAFFLLRDGVSLVELLIRALPLGDERERLLFAKFAEVTRATVKGNLLIAIIQGAMGGLIFWVLGIQGALLWGVVMAIVSLLPAVGAALVWVPAAIYLAAIGDVVQALILTAFGVVVIGLADNVLRPILVGRDTKLPDYIVLLSTLGGLAMFGINGFVMGPLVAALFNAFWGIFIREFSQESPITQAWLRDGEVKNSGKADTSVETDNTKPG; encoded by the coding sequence ATGTACGCAAAACTTGAAACACGCGCGTTCTTGGCCATGCTGGTCGGGGTCTCAGTCGCCTTTATATTCTTGATGAAGCCTTTTTTCGGGCCGATATTCTGGGCGGTGGCCATTGCTCTGATTTTTCATCCGGTTCAGTTAAAACTGGCCCGGCGCTTTGGTGACCGGCGCAACACCAACGCATTGATCACCCTCTTTCTGTGCATGGTGATTGTGGTCATTCCCGTGCTGCTGTTGGTAACTTCCCTCGTAGCAGAGGGCGTTGGCCTGTATCAGAAAATTCAAGACGGCGACGTGCGGCCCGGCGAATATATCGACCAGGTGAATCAGTCGTTCCCGGCCATTCAGTCTTTTCTGGGGCAGTTTGACGTTAGTTTTGCTGAACTGCGTGATCGCGCTGTCAATCTGGTGGTAAGCGGCAGTCAGTTTCTGGGTAAGCAGGCGTTAGGTCTGGGTCAGAATACCTTCCAGTTTTTTCTTGGCCTGGCACTGATGGTGTATCTGGCGTTCTTTTTGCTGCGTGATGGGGTAAGCCTGGTAGAACTTCTGATCCGCGCTTTGCCGCTGGGAGACGAGCGTGAACGCTTGCTGTTTGCCAAGTTTGCTGAGGTTACCCGGGCGACGGTTAAAGGCAATTTGCTGATTGCTATTATCCAGGGTGCTATGGGTGGTCTGATTTTCTGGGTTCTGGGTATTCAGGGCGCACTTCTTTGGGGTGTGGTGATGGCCATTGTGTCGCTATTACCGGCGGTGGGTGCGGCATTGGTGTGGGTGCCTGCCGCTATTTACTTGGCTGCCATAGGCGATGTGGTTCAAGCGTTGATATTGACAGCCTTCGGAGTTGTGGTGATTGGTCTTGCCGATAACGTATTACGTCCGATTCTGGTTGGGCGCGACACCAAACTGCCAGATTACATTGTGTTGCTGTCTACCTTGGGCGGCCTCGCAATGTTTGGTATCAACGGCTTTGTTATGGGTCCTCTCGTGGCGGCGCTGTTTAACGCTTTTTGGGGTATCTTTATTCGCGAGTTCAGCCAGGAGTCGCCCATTACCCAGGCGTGGTTACGCGACGGCGAGGTTAAAAATTCAGGCAAAGCTGATACGTCCGTAGAAACGGATAATACCAAACCCGGCTAA
- a CDS encoding DEAD/DEAH box helicase, translating to MSELSFAELGLDPAVLEAVTAVGYETPTPIQAQSIPALLSGRHLLGVAQTGTGKTAAFALPLLSRVDPSINAPQILVLAPTRELAIQVAEAFSTYASKIPNFHVLPIYGGQDFFPQIKGLRRGAHVIVGTPGRMLDHLRKGTLKLDNLKALVLDEADEMLRMGFIDDVEAILSKTPENCQRALFSATMPPQIKKVAQTYLKDAVEVRIESASRTVDAISQYVLPVYAERKLDALTRILEVEPFDASIIFVRTKAETIVLAEKLAARGHAVAPLNGDLNQRQREQTVEDLKRGKKDIVVATDVAARGLDVPRITHVINYDVPYDTEAYIHRIGRTGRAGRDGKAILLVTPRERSWLRTLERATNSTMEAYELPSPAALQKMRVDQFESQLIGFSEDRKLSKAMAMLDDIAERNEMDVSMIAGALACMLEATQPGSLPLEQPEALPTVSTTQPNRDRKAGRPGEFRKGPKPGSYNKRPSGGAPGGKGKFAGKPAGKRPPRQSDAKR from the coding sequence ATGTCTGAATTGTCTTTTGCCGAACTGGGGCTTGATCCTGCTGTTCTTGAAGCGGTGACCGCCGTTGGCTACGAAACCCCCACACCCATACAAGCGCAATCTATTCCTGCGCTCTTATCCGGCCGTCATTTATTGGGCGTAGCCCAGACAGGCACCGGTAAAACCGCCGCCTTTGCTTTACCACTGCTAAGCCGGGTTGACCCAAGCATCAACGCGCCGCAGATTTTGGTTTTGGCGCCTACCCGCGAGTTAGCCATTCAAGTGGCTGAGGCGTTTTCTACTTACGCCAGCAAGATCCCTAATTTTCACGTACTGCCTATTTATGGCGGTCAAGATTTTTTCCCGCAGATTAAAGGCCTGCGCCGCGGAGCCCACGTTATCGTTGGCACCCCTGGCCGCATGCTGGACCACCTGCGCAAAGGCACCCTGAAGCTGGACAACCTGAAAGCTCTGGTGCTGGACGAAGCCGATGAAATGCTGCGCATGGGGTTTATTGACGACGTTGAAGCGATTCTGTCGAAAACCCCGGAAAACTGCCAGCGCGCCCTGTTCTCGGCCACCATGCCTCCGCAAATCAAGAAGGTTGCTCAGACCTATTTGAAAGATGCGGTTGAAGTGCGTATCGAAAGCGCAAGCCGCACGGTTGATGCTATCTCCCAGTACGTTCTGCCGGTGTACGCTGAGCGCAAGCTTGATGCCCTGACCCGCATTCTGGAAGTGGAACCGTTTGATGCGTCGATCATCTTTGTGCGTACCAAAGCCGAAACCATCGTGTTGGCGGAAAAGCTGGCTGCTCGCGGCCACGCCGTGGCGCCCTTGAACGGCGACCTGAACCAACGTCAGCGCGAGCAGACGGTTGAAGATCTGAAGCGTGGCAAGAAAGACATCGTTGTAGCTACCGACGTTGCTGCCCGTGGTCTGGACGTGCCGCGCATCACACACGTGATCAACTACGACGTACCCTACGACACCGAAGCGTATATTCACCGCATTGGTCGTACTGGCCGTGCCGGTCGTGATGGCAAAGCCATTTTGCTGGTCACGCCGCGCGAGCGCAGTTGGCTGCGCACTCTGGAACGCGCTACCAATTCGACGATGGAAGCCTATGAGTTGCCCTCGCCGGCGGCGCTGCAGAAAATGCGCGTAGATCAGTTCGAAAGCCAACTGATCGGTTTTTCGGAAGATCGCAAGCTGAGCAAAGCAATGGCGATGCTGGACGATATCGCTGAGCGCAACGAGATGGACGTCTCCATGATTGCAGGCGCTCTGGCGTGCATGCTGGAAGCCACGCAGCCGGGCTCGTTACCGCTGGAACAGCCGGAAGCTCTGCCAACGGTATCAACCACGCAGCCAAATCGTGACCGTAAAGCCGGTCGCCCTGGCGAATTCCGCAAGGGTCCTAAGCCTGGTAGCTACAATAAGCGTCCAAGTGGCGGCGCGCCAGGCGGCAAAGGCAAGTTTGCCGGCAAACCCGCTGGCAAGCGCCCGCCGCGTCAGTCTGACGCCAAGCGCTGA
- a CDS encoding dihydrofolate reductase codes for MQKALIVAMAQNRVIGRNNNLPWYLPGDLKYFKQATMGKPIIMGRKTWDSIGRPLPGRMNVVITRNEEWQAPAGTTAATSLQAALKKAEAQAELDGIEEVMVIGGGQIYAEALPLVDRIYITLVHANVEGDAYFPEVNWEEWNEIGRENFFASDNNPYDYSFVVYQRLASD; via the coding sequence ATGCAAAAAGCACTCATTGTTGCGATGGCTCAAAATCGCGTCATCGGCCGTAACAACAACTTGCCATGGTACCTGCCTGGCGACCTAAAATACTTCAAACAGGCCACCATGGGCAAACCCATCATCATGGGCCGCAAAACATGGGACTCTATTGGTCGCCCCTTACCAGGACGCATGAACGTGGTTATCACACGTAATGAAGAATGGCAGGCACCGGCAGGCACCACCGCAGCCACAAGTTTGCAGGCAGCACTAAAAAAAGCCGAAGCGCAGGCTGAGTTGGACGGTATTGAGGAAGTGATGGTGATTGGCGGCGGGCAAATTTACGCTGAGGCGTTACCGCTGGTGGACCGTATCTACATTACCCTGGTGCACGCGAACGTGGAGGGCGATGCTTACTTTCCGGAAGTGAACTGGGAAGAGTGGAACGAAATCGGACGCGAAAATTTCTTCGCGTCCGACAACAATCCTTATGACTACAGCTTCGTAGTGTATCAGCGCTTGGCGTCAGACTGA
- a CDS encoding thymidylate synthase — protein sequence MKAYLDLMQDIADNGSDRDDRTGVGTRSVFGRQVRFNLQQGFPLVTTKKIHLRSIIQELLWFLQGSTDNNWLTERKVNIWNEWALDNGDLGPIYGKQWRSWQCHDGRVIDQISDLIDQIRQKPNSRRLIVSAWNPAELPDESIGPQDNVRHGRMALAPCHCLFQFYINDGKLSCQLYQRSADLFLGVPFNIASYALLTHMIAQQCDLDVGEFVHTFGDCHLYSNHLTDDIVFEQLKRKPRALPKLVIKRKPNSIFGYDLDDFEFEGYEPYPGIKAPIAI from the coding sequence ATGAAAGCCTATCTGGACCTGATGCAAGACATAGCCGACAACGGCAGCGACCGCGATGACCGCACTGGTGTAGGCACCCGCTCGGTATTCGGCCGCCAGGTTCGCTTCAATCTGCAGCAGGGTTTTCCCTTGGTCACCACCAAAAAGATCCACCTGCGCAGCATCATCCAGGAACTGTTGTGGTTCCTGCAGGGCTCCACCGACAACAACTGGCTGACCGAACGCAAAGTCAACATCTGGAATGAGTGGGCTCTGGATAACGGCGATTTAGGCCCAATTTACGGCAAACAATGGCGCAGCTGGCAGTGCCACGACGGCCGCGTGATTGACCAGATCAGCGACCTGATCGACCAGATTCGCCAAAAACCCAATTCCCGCCGCCTGATTGTCTCCGCCTGGAATCCGGCCGAACTGCCCGACGAATCCATCGGCCCGCAAGACAACGTGCGCCATGGCCGTATGGCACTGGCCCCATGCCATTGCCTGTTTCAGTTCTACATCAACGACGGCAAACTCTCCTGCCAGCTTTACCAGCGCAGCGCCGATCTGTTTTTGGGCGTACCCTTCAATATTGCCTCCTACGCCTTGCTTACTCACATGATCGCCCAGCAATGCGATCTCGACGTTGGCGAATTTGTACACACCTTTGGCGATTGCCACCTGTACAGCAATCACTTGACTGACGATATCGTATTCGAACAACTAAAGCGTAAACCACGGGCGCTGCCAAAGCTGGTGATCAAGCGCAAGCCTAACTCCATCTTCGGTTACGATCTGGACGACTTTGAGTTTGAAGGCTACGAGCCATATCCCGGAATAAAAGCACCGATTGCTATTTAA
- the lgt gene encoding prolipoprotein diacylglyceryl transferase — protein MLQHPQIDPVAIAIGPLKIHWYGLTYLVGFAAGWWLGRLRSRKPWSPVNEEQVGDLLFYLALGVILGGRFGYVIFYNFDVFLADPLWLLRVWEGGMSFHGGLLGVMLGMWWYGRKIGAGFWRMTDFVAPLVPVGLGAGRIGNFINGELWGKPTDVPWGMVFRQAPDALARHPSQLYQFALEGVLFFIILWWFSAKPRPRMAVSGLFLICYGVFRFAVEFVREPDAQLGYLAFDWLTMGQVLSLPMVIAGLILMTIAYRRNAV, from the coding sequence ATGTTGCAACATCCGCAGATCGATCCGGTGGCCATTGCTATCGGGCCACTGAAAATACACTGGTATGGCCTGACCTACCTGGTCGGCTTTGCGGCTGGCTGGTGGCTGGGGCGCTTACGCAGCCGCAAACCCTGGTCGCCGGTTAACGAAGAGCAAGTGGGCGACCTGCTGTTCTACTTGGCGCTGGGAGTTATTCTGGGTGGCCGCTTTGGCTATGTCATCTTCTACAACTTTGACGTGTTCCTGGCGGACCCTTTGTGGCTGCTGCGAGTGTGGGAAGGCGGCATGTCGTTCCACGGCGGCTTGCTCGGTGTGATGCTGGGCATGTGGTGGTACGGCCGTAAAATAGGTGCAGGCTTCTGGCGCATGACCGATTTTGTTGCGCCACTGGTGCCTGTCGGCCTAGGGGCAGGGCGCATTGGCAACTTCATCAACGGCGAACTCTGGGGCAAACCCACGGATGTGCCCTGGGGCATGGTATTTCGGCAAGCGCCAGACGCCTTGGCCCGACACCCCTCTCAGCTCTATCAGTTCGCCCTCGAAGGCGTGCTGTTCTTCATCATATTGTGGTGGTTCTCGGCTAAACCCCGGCCGCGTATGGCCGTATCTGGCCTGTTTCTGATCTGCTACGGCGTGTTCCGCTTCGCGGTGGAATTCGTGCGTGAGCCTGACGCTCAACTGGGCTACCTGGCTTTTGACTGGCTTACTATGGGGCAAGTGCTGTCATTACCCATGGTGATAGCTGGCCTGATTCTGATGACCATAGCCTACCGGAGAAACGCCGTATGA